From one Catellatospora sp. IY07-71 genomic stretch:
- a CDS encoding DUF6603 domain-containing protein: MTVSSDTLGSFGDLAKALGIVEPGGGANASWFTDPVGGSGNPHGLSDLLADDDQRRALLGFVDGVLGPPDRAVRGGQTWVPLFAETDPHVTVFAVVEELEGFVHLGAGLEHDTSDGTPRVATRVHVPIFRFARGDADAPADDTLPGWLLLGRAGGRISVGVEAVFTDTAPAAGAASLGGLSLTLGVPTAAGDDLSVAVELRDLQLPGAPAPRTFTLDAHSLDELGSDVFELVAGLVRAQAEALDLSRPELRAFAAVAGLAGMRQVDDLPPLPLAELPTAGISALVGWVEQVLAAEPARRAWLGQLALLIDGTVDSGGQAVTKAFGPARFALGVRVQPGTGGHPVLVPWVELALQTRTGVRARLAADVLRADTGTGAVTALPDARLEAVFGADAGGTALLPGTDPHVGSLHTGVRRDATGRPAFTLTLQDVRVGGRTHPLLDLSSPQAAVEAAESVVEGAIAAAVAALGPFGAAVNRLLGLDPPAGVTGLDVTGLLADPLAEVLRYWRDLSAAPAAIADVLGHLRHLLTGAAVAAVPGAGTAADPWRVRLAAGLDLRLSRTGDVLLADLAGSVRTPVLGEFEAAATVGLSLLRLDLAARTVVFAGQVHGTLSLARADGQPARLRLAGLSLEAERIAATVSWAAGRGLRGVLAADGLAVVLERGQGLRVPFSLPTLDDAGRLTLPAPDWDAVERVLAVLLAELRVPAVDAVVGLLGWHGAGARLSLRGLLGGDPRAAVEAWLADLVLDCGRVRAALGPVAALLSGLRITAPYGSGTARSPYRCPVAGEPRAPGLAVWLDPGCAPVAAVAPAIGHLTAGLAPDAATVVAVLRDAAYNLPDVADLLVGRDSLATGFELLTARWAGTDGLVGMPSALPDGVAGTVLAGLGYAELVAFGGAGLLVGEVAASLPAAVLHVGCEPSWTTDRPAGSAFDRSAADPGDPATVPATGGGTWFVRLPTPTAAAMARPDRGGVGEQAARLAAVLAGRTAPVTVVAYGACGAAAIRAAATLTAVTEVITVGTPWSAVAVDSLRTGLGGDALRLLGRLRRAETPSWPEIMIAHQLTAGMQVAGLIERSAGPVDLPSAAAETRRTGLSVRAVFGALDAETLAYGLGAYVADGISARLEAAAAAEFAAGPVTALHVGVDLPVIDLDLDRLLVGVGATVELCRIGRSDGGVSAQLVRGVIVDVHLGVHDGWLVGGPGTAGDPEVRWMSARIEVPLDGRPGDAELVLHEARGLGIDRERWVVRADPAGAAFDVTADQLTGAVPEVRVLVGEVLGRLRAASADLGALLGLLGVMRAGGLDPDGLDRLLHDTAATVRAAVAAAPAELAAHLRELIPACTGTGAALAWTVGPATVGGDLAIGGLNIGWRLAEPGLPVIEATVAMTAAGATATASLGELDPHTGGLRLVARTAPAAAVEVQWGVPNAAARTVALLPGPDAAGLRDLAVVLVPAVTGQAVLTALRAAVSAEARPALDVALDAVGLLTGPDLYGGRDVVVPVGLVADPGGWLRQASAGWRTSPAASAVALLDALAPLVAPGRGSAAGWPIADGVTVSYRVESDRLRLLLDVALRTVSGSTVVTAHLAGGLLVGGDGLPQPVVSGSVDVDGRGLRLSVDPGVRLELLRPAPAAALTLYPDGPGLGQALSAIGETVLPPVLNALAGHRTDGTASVLRDVGRAVYDLGGALDLREGTAFTGARISAFAADPAAALTARLPQLITSAVASLAAALDPAHTLVTVTGPAGNVVTLGFGTGQPVHLVLDASGPLPAVELRADVAIVGVGHFVLERLRLSAAGVDVAVRLGPVVADVGPFALRPLLLVRAGSAAGGSRLAGLGLALDDAGTRSVQVRWALDASAPTLAAVTVSTGGESVGDAAQAALWLLAQAVSLAGGVAVQQLRTVLTPRAIACLRGVVFTDADGSTQIDPGLALDLLAPDALLARLKRLVWNAAAGPGLTLTIDGVVTVGITGSDHDGTRSLGVNVSLAAGRRFTIADGDTKVELEVDASWVQAEVAPGLTVYVLAGTSAATLEIVPAVSVSGLGLRFTKTSGPLLALGGVSLDAIAVHAYGEASPAGIGGGVQVELAGLAISPGGSGGGNSVANGILSDAGAAGQGSRPAFSPSLAIQQRPGHSLAVSLRAGPPPGPWWILVQRQLGPLYLERVGFGSVEVDGEVRSISLLFDGRVSIFGLTAAVDQLSLTWLGGDVLDLSHWAADLMGLAVSADLSGVSLSGGMLKTIGPPRDPLPPGATATGPVSYVGMLLGRFGVYGLSVFGGYTDDAGNPSFFVFGALNGPIGGPPAFFLTGIGGGLGINRGLRIPDDVARFAEFPFIQALDPAARPPADPMAELRRLTDYFPAQRGNFWFAAGISFNSFSLVDGIAVVAVSFGDGLEINLMGLARMALPRPQAPLVSIELGLLARFSTREGLFIIRAALTDNSWLLYPEVRLTGGFAFATWWKGPLSGQFVLTLGGYHPDFHRDGYPDVPRLGLMWRISDAIVIKGGVYFALTSEALMAGVDVEVSADFGWAWARIAFGAHGIVYFDPFWFEVMAYARISAGIEIDTWLGTISFSISLGARIKVWGPDFSGEATLEVGPCSFTVGFGSERRVEPRTLAWSEFVAKYLEDAGGGRARALSAITGQGSLPAATGGDRAAPTPDGSSERPFEVYAEFELTFVTTIPMSAIDVGLASGPVPVPVTRSDGAVVPLGLKPMKAADLSSVLAVRLEQRTAGGWAPLPAPLRQIGANLAAPAPTERGSSYTRDAYPIGAWGQPELSGLDAAPLPQGDVINAGNQVRLVAEAVSMHRGPEIDYYRVEASRRPLPLQAGGPTRATLLSDAASVTSPAVTGVAQALEAAQAQLFGAPAPTAAGLLPTGARSALARASYRGEVAAPPLFGTLADGLAAANGTDATAARVAPPAGPAVRIDRAPVVAGYLTAGAGAAARAAATTVADRTLPRRTAPTLDAARVRLATQLPVELHLAAAPAVTRDGTLAAVEVPRTVVPGTARSYRYGTSSLSRLVGGLTSAAPAAAHNELRRAAPAPAGQLLGSGDVVVLTFPDASTATGGGVLTVDGRARITVLNGGGDVLADVDAHGPVPVAATAALIAVQADGTTAVAEGLAGWHARSRICALGAHAALAAGCVLTSDGLPNGRGMRWSTAADLLDGAASSLTRFPGPVRTVAVVVEAAAADRLDGLALELTGARRARDGRGQTPPTVIHNGGQSVLLYPVEPAQGPVGVRVRAGGDWQVTGVLGGERDPAAVAAILVRQGLVAATARLLTPGGDGCRVTWTALDQQQEVPYDRR, encoded by the coding sequence GTGACCGTCAGCTCCGACACCCTCGGCTCCTTCGGCGACCTGGCCAAGGCGCTGGGCATCGTCGAACCGGGCGGCGGTGCGAACGCGTCCTGGTTCACCGACCCGGTCGGCGGGTCCGGCAACCCGCACGGGCTGAGCGACCTGCTCGCCGACGACGACCAGCGCCGGGCGCTGCTCGGGTTCGTCGACGGCGTCCTCGGGCCGCCGGACCGGGCGGTGCGCGGCGGGCAGACCTGGGTGCCGCTGTTCGCCGAGACGGACCCGCACGTGACGGTCTTCGCCGTCGTCGAGGAGCTCGAGGGGTTCGTCCACCTCGGCGCGGGCCTGGAGCACGACACCAGCGACGGCACGCCGCGGGTCGCCACCCGGGTGCACGTGCCGATCTTCCGGTTCGCCCGCGGCGACGCCGACGCCCCGGCCGACGACACGCTGCCCGGCTGGCTGCTGCTCGGCCGGGCCGGCGGCCGGATCTCGGTCGGGGTCGAGGCGGTGTTCACCGACACCGCCCCGGCGGCCGGGGCCGCGTCGCTGGGCGGCCTGTCGCTGACCCTCGGCGTGCCCACGGCCGCCGGGGACGATCTGTCGGTCGCGGTCGAGCTGCGCGACCTGCAGCTGCCCGGCGCGCCGGCGCCCCGGACGTTCACGCTGGACGCGCACAGCCTCGACGAGCTCGGCTCCGACGTGTTCGAGCTGGTGGCGGGTCTGGTGCGGGCGCAGGCCGAGGCGCTGGACCTCAGCCGCCCCGAGCTGCGGGCGTTCGCGGCCGTGGCCGGGCTGGCCGGGATGCGGCAGGTCGACGACCTGCCGCCGCTGCCGCTGGCCGAGCTGCCCACCGCCGGGATCAGCGCGCTGGTCGGCTGGGTGGAGCAGGTGCTGGCCGCCGAACCGGCGCGCCGGGCCTGGCTGGGCCAGCTCGCGCTGCTGATCGACGGCACGGTCGACAGCGGCGGGCAGGCGGTGACCAAGGCGTTCGGGCCCGCGCGGTTCGCGCTCGGGGTGCGGGTGCAGCCCGGCACCGGCGGGCACCCGGTCCTGGTGCCCTGGGTGGAGCTGGCCCTGCAGACCCGGACGGGGGTACGCGCGCGGCTGGCCGCCGACGTGCTGCGCGCCGACACCGGCACCGGGGCGGTGACCGCGCTGCCCGACGCACGCCTGGAGGCGGTATTCGGCGCCGACGCGGGCGGCACGGCGCTGCTGCCGGGCACCGACCCGCACGTCGGCAGCCTGCACACCGGGGTGCGCCGGGACGCCACCGGCCGCCCCGCGTTCACGCTCACCCTGCAGGACGTGCGCGTCGGTGGGCGTACCCACCCGCTGCTGGACCTGTCCTCGCCGCAGGCCGCCGTCGAGGCCGCCGAGAGCGTCGTCGAGGGCGCGATCGCCGCGGCCGTCGCCGCACTCGGCCCGTTCGGCGCGGCGGTCAACCGGCTGCTGGGCCTGGACCCGCCGGCCGGGGTCACCGGCCTGGACGTGACCGGGCTGCTGGCCGACCCGCTGGCCGAGGTGCTGCGGTACTGGCGGGACCTGTCCGCCGCCCCGGCCGCGATCGCCGACGTGCTGGGCCACCTGCGCCACCTGCTCACCGGAGCCGCCGTCGCCGCCGTGCCCGGCGCGGGCACCGCGGCCGACCCGTGGCGGGTGCGGCTGGCCGCCGGGCTCGACCTGCGCCTGAGCCGCACCGGTGACGTGCTGCTGGCCGACCTTGCCGGGTCGGTGCGCACGCCGGTGCTCGGCGAGTTCGAGGCCGCCGCCACGGTCGGGCTGAGCCTGCTGCGGCTGGACCTGGCCGCCCGCACCGTCGTGTTCGCCGGGCAGGTGCACGGCACGCTGAGCCTGGCCCGCGCCGACGGGCAGCCCGCCCGGCTGCGGCTGGCCGGGCTGAGCCTGGAGGCCGAGCGGATCGCCGCGACGGTGAGCTGGGCCGCCGGGCGCGGGCTGCGCGGCGTGCTGGCCGCCGACGGGCTGGCCGTGGTGCTGGAGCGCGGGCAGGGGCTGCGGGTGCCGTTCTCGCTGCCCACCCTGGACGACGCGGGGCGGCTGACCCTGCCGGCGCCGGACTGGGACGCCGTCGAGCGGGTGCTCGCCGTGCTGCTGGCCGAGCTGCGGGTCCCGGCCGTGGACGCGGTCGTCGGGCTGCTGGGCTGGCACGGCGCCGGCGCGCGCCTGTCGCTGCGCGGGCTGCTGGGCGGCGACCCGCGCGCGGCGGTCGAGGCGTGGCTGGCCGACCTGGTGCTCGACTGCGGCCGGGTCCGGGCCGCGCTCGGCCCGGTGGCCGCGCTGCTGTCGGGGCTGCGCATCACCGCGCCGTACGGCAGCGGCACCGCGCGCAGCCCGTACCGGTGCCCCGTCGCGGGTGAGCCGAGGGCGCCGGGGCTGGCGGTGTGGCTGGATCCGGGGTGCGCCCCGGTGGCCGCGGTCGCCCCGGCGATCGGGCACCTCACCGCGGGGCTGGCCCCGGATGCCGCGACGGTGGTGGCGGTGCTGCGCGACGCGGCGTACAACCTGCCCGACGTCGCCGACCTGCTCGTCGGCCGCGACTCCCTGGCCACCGGGTTCGAGCTGCTGACGGCCCGCTGGGCGGGCACCGACGGCCTGGTCGGGATGCCCTCGGCGCTGCCCGACGGGGTCGCGGGCACCGTCCTGGCCGGACTGGGCTACGCCGAACTAGTCGCCTTCGGCGGCGCGGGCCTGCTCGTCGGCGAGGTCGCCGCGTCCCTGCCCGCCGCCGTGCTGCACGTGGGTTGCGAGCCGAGCTGGACCACCGACCGCCCCGCGGGCAGCGCGTTCGACCGCTCGGCCGCCGACCCGGGCGACCCGGCGACCGTGCCGGCCACCGGCGGTGGCACCTGGTTCGTGCGCCTGCCCACCCCGACGGCCGCCGCGATGGCCCGCCCGGACCGCGGCGGCGTCGGCGAGCAGGCGGCCCGCCTGGCCGCGGTGCTGGCCGGGCGCACGGCACCGGTGACGGTGGTCGCGTACGGGGCCTGCGGCGCGGCCGCGATCCGGGCCGCCGCCACGCTGACGGCGGTCACCGAGGTGATCACGGTCGGCACGCCCTGGTCGGCGGTGGCCGTGGACAGCCTGCGGACCGGGCTGGGCGGCGACGCGCTGCGGCTGCTGGGGCGGCTGCGCCGGGCCGAGACACCGAGCTGGCCCGAGATCATGATCGCGCACCAGCTGACGGCCGGGATGCAGGTCGCGGGGCTGATCGAGCGGTCGGCCGGGCCGGTCGACCTGCCGTCGGCCGCCGCCGAGACGCGCCGCACGGGACTGTCGGTGCGGGCCGTGTTCGGCGCGCTCGACGCCGAGACGCTCGCCTACGGGCTCGGCGCGTACGTCGCCGACGGCATCTCGGCCCGCCTGGAGGCCGCCGCGGCGGCCGAGTTCGCCGCCGGGCCGGTGACCGCCCTGCACGTCGGGGTGGACCTGCCCGTGATCGACCTGGACCTGGACCGGCTGCTGGTCGGGGTCGGCGCGACCGTCGAGCTGTGCCGCATCGGCCGCTCGGACGGCGGCGTGTCGGCGCAGCTGGTCCGCGGCGTGATCGTGGACGTGCACCTGGGCGTGCACGACGGCTGGCTGGTCGGCGGGCCCGGCACGGCCGGCGACCCCGAGGTGCGGTGGATGTCGGCACGGATCGAGGTGCCGCTGGACGGGCGCCCCGGGGACGCGGAGCTGGTGCTGCACGAGGCGCGCGGGCTCGGCATCGACCGGGAGCGGTGGGTGGTGCGCGCCGACCCGGCCGGGGCGGCGTTCGACGTCACCGCCGACCAGCTCACCGGGGCCGTGCCCGAGGTGCGGGTGCTGGTCGGCGAGGTGCTGGGCCGGCTGCGGGCCGCGTCGGCGGACCTGGGGGCGCTGCTGGGCCTGCTCGGTGTGATGCGCGCGGGCGGGCTGGACCCCGACGGCCTGGACCGGCTGCTGCACGACACCGCGGCGACGGTGCGGGCGGCGGTCGCCGCCGCGCCCGCCGAACTGGCCGCGCACCTGCGGGAGCTGATACCGGCGTGTACCGGGACCGGGGCCGCGCTGGCGTGGACGGTCGGCCCGGCCACGGTCGGCGGCGACCTGGCCATCGGTGGCCTGAACATCGGCTGGCGGCTGGCCGAGCCGGGCCTGCCGGTGATCGAGGCGACCGTCGCGATGACCGCGGCGGGCGCGACGGCGACGGCGTCGCTGGGCGAGCTCGACCCGCACACCGGCGGGCTGCGGCTGGTGGCCCGGACGGCACCGGCGGCCGCGGTCGAGGTGCAGTGGGGGGTGCCGAACGCGGCGGCGCGCACGGTCGCGCTGCTGCCCGGGCCGGACGCCGCCGGGCTGCGGGACCTGGCCGTGGTGCTGGTGCCCGCGGTCACCGGGCAGGCGGTGCTGACCGCGCTGCGCGCGGCGGTGTCGGCCGAGGCCCGCCCCGCCCTCGACGTGGCGCTGGACGCGGTCGGTCTGCTGACCGGCCCGGATCTGTACGGTGGCCGCGACGTCGTCGTGCCGGTGGGCCTGGTGGCCGACCCGGGCGGGTGGCTGCGGCAGGCGAGCGCCGGGTGGCGGACCAGCCCGGCCGCGAGCGCGGTCGCGCTGCTGGACGCGCTGGCGCCGCTGGTGGCGCCAGGTCGCGGGTCGGCGGCCGGGTGGCCGATCGCCGACGGGGTGACGGTGTCCTACCGGGTGGAGTCCGACCGGTTGCGGCTGCTGCTGGACGTGGCGCTGCGGACCGTGTCGGGCTCGACGGTGGTGACCGCGCACCTGGCCGGCGGGCTGCTGGTCGGCGGCGACGGGCTGCCGCAGCCGGTGGTGTCGGGCAGCGTCGACGTCGACGGGCGCGGGCTGCGGCTGTCGGTCGATCCGGGGGTACGGCTGGAGCTGCTGCGCCCGGCCCCGGCGGCGGCGCTGACGCTGTACCCGGACGGGCCCGGCCTCGGGCAGGCCCTGTCGGCGATCGGCGAGACGGTGCTGCCGCCGGTGCTCAACGCCCTGGCCGGGCACCGCACCGACGGCACCGCCTCGGTGCTGCGCGACGTCGGCCGGGCCGTGTACGACCTCGGCGGCGCCCTGGACCTGCGCGAGGGCACCGCGTTCACCGGCGCGCGGATCAGCGCGTTCGCCGCCGACCCGGCCGCGGCGCTGACCGCCCGGCTGCCGCAGCTGATCACCAGCGCGGTGGCGAGCCTGGCCGCCGCGCTGGACCCGGCGCACACCCTGGTCACCGTCACCGGTCCGGCCGGCAACGTGGTGACGCTGGGCTTCGGCACCGGGCAGCCGGTGCACCTGGTCCTCGACGCGAGCGGGCCGCTGCCCGCGGTCGAGCTGCGTGCCGACGTCGCGATCGTCGGGGTCGGGCATTTCGTCCTGGAGCGGCTGCGCCTGTCGGCCGCCGGGGTGGACGTGGCGGTCCGGCTCGGACCGGTCGTCGCCGACGTGGGCCCGTTCGCGCTGCGCCCGCTGCTGCTGGTGCGCGCCGGTTCGGCCGCGGGCGGCAGCCGCCTGGCCGGGCTGGGCCTGGCCCTGGACGACGCCGGGACGCGCAGCGTGCAGGTCCGGTGGGCGCTGGACGCGAGCGCGCCGACCCTGGCCGCGGTGACGGTGTCGACCGGCGGGGAGAGTGTCGGCGACGCCGCGCAGGCGGCGCTGTGGCTGCTGGCGCAGGCGGTGTCGCTGGCCGGCGGGGTCGCGGTGCAGCAGCTGCGTACGGTGCTGACGCCGCGCGCGATCGCCTGCCTGCGCGGGGTGGTGTTCACCGACGCCGACGGCTCGACGCAGATCGACCCGGGCCTGGCGCTGGACCTGCTGGCGCCCGACGCGCTGCTGGCCCGGCTCAAGCGGCTGGTGTGGAACGCCGCCGCCGGACCGGGGTTGACCCTCACCATCGACGGCGTGGTCACGGTCGGGATCACCGGCAGCGACCACGACGGCACCCGGTCGCTGGGCGTGAACGTCTCGCTGGCCGCCGGACGCCGGTTCACCATCGCCGACGGCGACACCAAGGTCGAGCTGGAGGTCGACGCGTCGTGGGTGCAGGCCGAGGTCGCCCCCGGCCTGACCGTGTACGTGCTGGCGGGCACGTCGGCGGCGACGCTGGAGATCGTCCCGGCGGTGTCGGTTTCGGGCCTGGGCCTGCGCTTCACCAAGACCAGCGGCCCGCTGCTGGCACTGGGCGGGGTGTCCCTGGACGCGATCGCCGTGCACGCCTACGGCGAGGCCTCCCCCGCGGGGATCGGCGGCGGCGTGCAGGTGGAGCTGGCCGGGCTGGCGATCTCCCCCGGCGGGTCCGGCGGCGGCAACAGCGTCGCCAACGGCATCCTGTCCGACGCGGGCGCCGCCGGCCAGGGCAGCCGCCCGGCGTTCTCGCCGTCGCTGGCCATCCAGCAGCGGCCCGGGCACAGCCTCGCGGTGTCGCTGCGGGCCGGGCCGCCGCCCGGACCGTGGTGGATCCTGGTGCAGCGCCAGCTCGGGCCGCTCTACCTGGAGCGGGTCGGGTTCGGCAGCGTCGAGGTCGACGGCGAGGTCCGCAGCATCTCGCTGCTGTTCGACGGCCGGGTGTCGATCTTCGGGTTGACCGCGGCGGTGGACCAGCTGTCGCTGACCTGGCTCGGCGGCGACGTGCTGGACCTGTCGCACTGGGCCGCGGACCTGATGGGCCTGGCCGTGTCGGCGGACCTGTCCGGGGTGTCGCTGTCGGGCGGCATGCTCAAGACGATCGGCCCGCCGCGCGATCCGCTGCCGCCCGGCGCCACGGCCACCGGCCCGGTGTCGTACGTCGGCATGCTGCTGGGCCGGTTCGGGGTGTACGGCCTGTCGGTGTTCGGCGGCTACACCGACGACGCGGGCAACCCGTCGTTCTTCGTGTTCGGGGCGCTCAACGGCCCGATCGGCGGCCCGCCGGCGTTCTTCCTCACCGGCATCGGCGGCGGCCTGGGCATCAACCGCGGCCTGCGCATCCCCGACGACGTGGCCCGGTTCGCGGAGTTCCCGTTCATCCAGGCGCTGGACCCGGCCGCCCGGCCGCCCGCCGACCCGATGGCGGAGCTGCGGCGGCTGACCGACTACTTCCCGGCCCAGCGCGGCAACTTCTGGTTCGCGGCCGGGATCAGCTTCAACTCGTTCAGCCTGGTCGACGGCATCGCGGTGGTGGCGGTGTCGTTCGGCGACGGGCTGGAGATCAACCTGATGGGGCTGGCGCGCATGGCGCTGCCCCGCCCGCAGGCGCCGCTGGTCTCGATCGAGCTGGGGCTGCTGGCCCGGTTCTCCACGCGCGAGGGCCTGTTCATCATCCGGGCCGCGCTGACCGACAACTCGTGGCTGCTGTACCCGGAGGTCCGGCTCACCGGCGGGTTCGCGTTCGCGACCTGGTGGAAGGGGCCGCTGTCGGGGCAGTTCGTGCTGACCCTGGGCGGCTACCACCCGGACTTCCACCGCGACGGCTACCCGGACGTGCCGCGGCTCGGGCTGATGTGGCGCATCTCCGACGCCATCGTGATCAAGGGCGGGGTGTACTTCGCGCTGACGTCCGAGGCGCTGATGGCGGGCGTGGACGTCGAGGTGAGCGCCGACTTCGGCTGGGCGTGGGCGCGGATCGCGTTCGGCGCGCACGGGATCGTCTACTTCGACCCGTTCTGGTTCGAGGTCATGGCGTACGCCCGCATCTCGGCCGGGATCGAGATCGACACCTGGCTCGGGACGATCAGCTTCAGCATCTCGCTGGGCGCCCGGATCAAGGTGTGGGGGCCGGACTTCTCCGGCGAGGCCACCCTCGAGGTCGGGCCGTGCAGCTTCACCGTCGGGTTCGGCAGCGAGCGCCGGGTCGAGCCCCGGACGCTGGCGTGGTCGGAGTTCGTCGCCAAGTACCTGGAGGACGCGGGTGGCGGGCGGGCGCGGGCGCTGTCGGCGATCACCGGGCAGGGCTCGCTGCCCGCGGCGACCGGCGGGGACCGGGCCGCGCCGACGCCTGACGGCAGCAGCGAGCGGCCCTTCGAGGTGTACGCCGAGTTCGAGCTGACCTTCGTCACCACCATCCCGATGTCCGCGATCGACGTCGGCCTGGCCTCGGGGCCGGTGCCGGTGCCGGTGACCCGCTCCGACGGTGCGGTGGTGCCGCTCGGCCTCAAGCCGATGAAGGCCGCCGACCTCAGCTCGGTGCTCGCCGTCCGGCTGGAGCAGCGCACGGCCGGCGGCTGGGCGCCGCTGCCCGCGCCGCTGCGCCAGATCGGCGCGAATCTGGCCGCCCCGGCGCCGACCGAGCGGGGCAGCAGCTACACCCGCGACGCGTACCCGATCGGCGCCTGGGGCCAGCCGGAGCTGAGCGGCCTGGACGCCGCGCCGCTGCCGCAGGGCGATGTGATCAACGCGGGCAACCAGGTGCGCCTGGTCGCCGAGGCGGTGTCGATGCACCGCGGGCCCGAGATCGACTACTACCGGGTGGAGGCGTCGCGCCGGCCGCTGCCGCTGCAGGCAGGTGGCCCGACCCGGGCGACGCTGCTCAGCGACGCCGCGTCGGTGACCTCCCCGGCCGTCACCGGCGTCGCGCAGGCGCTGGAGGCGGCGCAGGCGCAGCTGTTCGGGGCACCCGCGCCCACGGCGGCCGGGCTGCTGCCGACCGGGGCGCGCAGCGCCCTGGCGCGGGCGTCGTACCGGGGTGAGGTCGCCGCGCCGCCGCTGTTCGGCACCCTCGCCGACGGCCTGGCCGCCGCCAACGGCACCGACGCCACCGCGGCCCGCGTCGCGCCGCCCGCCGGGCCCGCGGTACGGATCGACCGGGCACCGGTCGTGGCCGGTTACCTCACCGCCGGGGCCGGGGCCGCCGCCCGCGCCGCGGCCACCACCGTCGCCGACCGCACCCTGCCGCGGCGCACCGCGCCGACGCTGGACGCGGCCCGGGTCCGGCTGGCCACGCAGCTGCCGGTCGAACTGCACCTGGCGGCCGCGCCAGCGGTGACCCGCGACGGCACCCTGGCCGCGGTCGAGGTGCCGCGAACGGTCGTGCCCGGCACCGCCCGCTCCTACCGCTACGGCACCAGCAGCCTGTCCCGCCTGGTCGGCGGCCTCACCTCGGCCGCACCAGCCGCCGCGCACAACGAGCTGCGTCGGGCCGCACCGGCTCCGGCCGGGCAGTTGCTCGGGTCCGGGGACGTGGTCGTCCTGACGTTCCCGGATGCGTCGACCGCGACCGGTGGCGGCGTGCTGACCGTCGACGGGCGGGCCCGGATCACCGTCCTGAACGGCGGCGGTGACGTGCTCGCCGACGTCGACGCGCACGGGCCGGTCCCGGTCGCGGCCACGGCGGCGCTGATCGCGGTGCAGGCCGACGGGACCACCGCCGTCGCGGAGGGCCTGGCCGGATGGCATGCCCGGTCGCGGATCTGTGCGCTGGGCGCGCACGCGGCGCTGGCCGCCGGATGTGTGCTCACCAGCGACGGCCTGCCCAACGGGCGGGGCATGCGCTGGAGCACCGCCGCCGACCTGCTCGACGGCGCCGCGTCGTCGCTGACCCGCTTCCCCGGCCCGGTCCGCACCGTCGCGGTGGTGGTGGAGGCCGCCGCCGCCGACCGGCTCGACGGCCTGGCCCTGGAGCTGACCGGCGCCCGCCGCGCCCGCGACGGCCGGGGCCAGACCCCGCCGACCGTGATCCACAACGGCGGGCAGTCGGTGCTGCTCTATCCCGTCGAGCCGGCACAGGGCCCGGTCGGGGTGCGGGTCCGCGCCGGCGGCGACTGGCAGGTCACCGGCGTGCTCGGCGGCGAGCGCGACCCCGCCGCCGTCGCCGCGATCCTGGTCCGCCAGGGCCTCGTCGCGGCGACCGCGCGCCTGCTCACCCCGGGCGGCGACGGCTGCCGGGTCACCTGGACCGCCCTCGACCAGCAGCAGGAGGTGCCGTATGACCGTCGGTGA
- a CDS encoding DUF202 domain-containing protein has translation MARIRMWLEGVLAAVAAGLAVLTLFIPDWIERFFEAKPDSGEGEAEWLVSAGFAAAAVLLALLARRDWRRLHAATEH, from the coding sequence ATGGCGCGTATCCGCATGTGGCTGGAGGGTGTGCTCGCCGCGGTCGCCGCGGGGCTCGCCGTGCTGACGCTGTTCATCCCCGACTGGATCGAACGCTTCTTCGAGGCCAAGCCGGACAGCGGCGAGGGCGAGGCGGAGTGGCTGGTCTCGGCCGGGTTCGCCGCCGCGGCGGTGCTGCTGGCGCTGCTGGCGCGCCGCGACTGGCGCCGCCTGCACGCCGCGACCGAGCACTGA
- a CDS encoding SDR family NAD(P)-dependent oxidoreductase, with translation MDLQLTGKTAFISGSTQGIGYATAKGLAAEGADVILNGRDPQKLTGAVDRLRREVPGASVSGQPADFAVTEDVDRLCEQIPSVDILINNVGLFELKPFEKISDDDWRLYFEVNVLSGVRLARRLMPAMLDRGWGRIVFVSSESGVDIPADMIHYGTSKTAMLSVGNGLAKLTKGTAVTVNSVLGGPTYSDGVAATVKTLAAAQSLPEEQMKAAIIGANQTTLLARFIEPDEIANAVTFLASPLASAINGSAVRVDGGVLTTVL, from the coding sequence ATGGACCTGCAGCTCACCGGCAAGACCGCGTTCATCAGCGGATCGACCCAAGGCATCGGTTACGCGACCGCGAAGGGGCTGGCTGCCGAGGGTGCAGACGTGATCCTCAACGGCCGTGATCCGCAGAAGCTGACCGGGGCCGTCGACAGGCTGCGGCGCGAGGTGCCGGGTGCATCGGTCAGCGGTCAGCCCGCAGACTTCGCGGTCACCGAAGACGTCGACCGGCTGTGCGAGCAGATCCCGAGCGTCGACATCCTGATCAACAACGTCGGGCTGTTCGAACTCAAGCCGTTCGAGAAGATCTCGGACGACGACTGGCGGCTCTACTTCGAGGTCAACGTGCTCAGCGGCGTTCGGCTGGCACGGCGGCTGATGCCGGCCATGCTCGACCGAGGGTGGGGCCGGATCGTGTTCGTCAGCAGCGAGTCAGGCGTCGACATCCCGGCCGACATGATCCATTACGGCACGTCCAAGACGGCGATGCTCTCGGTGGGCAACGGCCTGGCGAAACTCACGAAGGGCACCGCGGTGACCGTCAACTCGGTGCTGGGCGGCCCGACGTACTCCGACGGCGTCGCTGCGACGGTCAAGACCCTGGCCGCCGCGCAGTCTCTGCCCGAGGAGCAGATGAAGGCGGCGATCATCGGCGCCAACCAGACGACCCTGCTCGCCCGATTCATCGAACCTGACGAGATCGCGAACGCGGTCACGTTCCTCGCCAGCCCGCTCGCGTCCGCCATCAACGGATCGGCGGTACGCGTCGACGGCGGTGTGCTGACGACGGTGCTGTAA